From Solanum stenotomum isolate F172 chromosome 2, ASM1918654v1, whole genome shotgun sequence:
taaataattaattttgatttggatttgatatttcttgaatttaataatttatccaAATTTATTACGGATTTTAATTCCAAAAGTATTCACATGTCATCAACGTCATATttcacaaaattcaaacaaaCTTTGTTGTTAATTAAAATGCTTCGcatcaaaccaaaaataaataataatccaaaaatcgagaaaatcaaacaacaacaaaataatcggaaataaaaaaaactcaattatattaatttaataatatgatttataaatataaataactaacacaattaattttgatttgataagtCAAAAATTTGAAACATCCCAAGAGCTATGTTCACCCTGATCAATAGtcataaaattaaaactagaatgaaaataagtattttaaaaaaaaaaaaaaaaaaaacttcatctccaaaatgaaaagaaaaaagtaattttgattatgttaAAAGGGGTGTACATTCCTGGTTAATCCGCCATTAACATTAGTGAAGAAACCAACAAGGTCCGGCCGGTAAGGAAGATAGGATCGCCGGCGTTCCTCATGTTTTGCTTTACTTTTCATATAAACTTCATGTGCTAACACAGCTTCactcttttgtattttcttcttattttgtgtTACTAATTTCACAACTCCGTCTCCACTGATTTCCATTTTCTTCTGCGAAACaattttatcttctttcttGACAACGTTTGACAAAGATGACGTTGTTGTAGTAGTATTGTTGTTCAAGTATACGAATGCATCTCTTCCGTCACTGTTACTCCTATTCATGAAATCTCGAAATCTCCATAGCTTTGAAAACCCAGTTGAATTACTCTTTTTGCAAGTAGTCTTATTATCAGctgaattatttatatttgttgcCTTTTTTGACCATTCGCAATAGGGTCCAGAGATTTCTTCATTGGATGTTGTTGGAGGATTGACAGGTGCTGCGCGTTTTTTCAAGTGCTGGAAATCAATATCAGACAAGAGAAGATCTTGATTGAAGAGAGGAAAAAATGGTCTGATTTGACCATTATCAAATGCTTCTTCTGCTGCTACTGGTGATGTAAGTACTCCACATACAAATGAAAATTCTTCTTCAGAAGCATCAACAAGTTCAACCTCATGATCATCGTCGTCGTCATAGTCCTCTTCTTCTAAATCAATTTTGGGTTCGTCTTCAATTGATTCTTCTTTTACTTGTAGTTTCGCCATAAACTCTTCAGTTACTAAATCCGGATGCATTTTCTCTAAACAACCAATTTTAATGGCCGAAAACACAATTTCACTATGATTTTCCAGAGATCTAAAGTAATAGCTAGTAGAATTGTGGATTGAAATTATAGctttatgaaaaaaatgtgtAGTGAAAGGATTTGAATAAAAAGAGAGGTATATATTGGGTAGTAGTTggggaaagagatgaggaaaTTGGTAGCAtttaaaaagagagagagagagaataaatatttgaaaagtaattagaaaaataatgatgtTTTGGGGAGGAAGTAAAGAAAGGAAAGAGGAGAGAAAGTGAGGAGAAAGTGACATAAAATGaagaatatatattaaattttgatttgacacatttattaaaaaaaattgatatagtgaatttattatttatttttattatttagccattacatttttctaaaatattaatacaatttaataaattgagtgtattataggaaaaaaaattattaattcaaatatatttgctattgtatttttattaactaATATGTCTCAAATATATTTAGCCATTACATTCTTCGAAAATATTAATTCAATGTTAATAAATTGAatgtataataaaaaatatatttttatcttttcatattcatatattaaaatttataataaaaatcgaaatcaaattataaaatatttgacaaataaattGTAACGATGTGAATATTTAGAGAAAGGAAAACTTTTGTGCtaaagagaaaaaggaaaaaaaggagaaacataTTAGCGCGTTAGAGCTGAGAAATTGCGTCTATTTAGGCCCTACCATTTGTGCGCAATGAAAGTTTGACCTTTTCGTTATACATGAAACATGATTGGTATACATTTCGAGCAGATCCAGAATAcacattaatattattttaaatagtccactttattttaatttttaattacttgtctcAAATAATTCTTCCTGTTTCATATTAGATAGatatcttattaaaaatatttattcaaattagtTGTTCACTCATTAAATCAGgatagatttaattaatttttttatcatttactttggaaatttaaataaattttgacgatctaagaatttctttttttaagaggctaattaatatgaataaagggtaaaatagtaaaattaatcAATCTATTAATAAATTCTTAATTACcgtgtaaaataaaaattactcaTCTAATATGAGACGGATAGagtacaaattattatttttgtcaaattttaattaaccttgcttataataaatttaattttttgtgagCGAAAATAAAATTTCTCTCAATCTGtacaatttgtattttttaaaagataaattttaaaattcaattcaaaatttatgatcaaataaatatttaaaaataacttttcaaaattttaggtCAAACATAAGCTTATTCTTCACTCGTGCTGATTCCGAAACTATGACCTAGGAAATGTTTCGGGATAATTCAGTTATTAAATTGTCACAATGCAAAATTATTTcatctgtttatttttacttgtcatatttgaATTTGGCACAtacattaacaaaataatacttccttcatttcacaaagaatggtctagtttgatttgacacgaagtttaagaaaataaagaagacttttgaattttgtggtcctaaattaaagttatgtcaaatgtacaaaattgttctttaatattgtggtcttaaacatgttacGTGAAAAGTTCAATTAAAATGTTacgaaaaaaagaaagaggtcattttttttaaacagactaaacaaaaggaggtcattcttttttaaatggagagAGTAATTGATATGATTAAAATGTTAATAGGAAAGTTCAATTAAAATGTTacgaaaaaaagaaagaggtcatttttttttaaacagactaaaaaaaaaaggaggtcattcttttttaaatgaagAGAGTAATTGATATGATTATTTTACCACATCACTCCTATTAACGAGtgtttataataaaattttgaaataataatttaaaaagtaagtaatctatttttaaaatactaaataaataaagaaaatataacaatAGCAATATAAGCTCATactttttgcattttttaataattgttGTTCAATGTCAGCTTTCTTAAACGATGCTGCGTCTAATAATTAAATTCCATTCCCTCTACGCACATCATAATAGAAGGTTGTTAGTCAAGAATGATACGTATGACCAGTTTTTGCAAGTTAGCTTATGCAGAATCTATTACTCCCtatgtttcatttcattttactagatattttttttttttaagaatcaaacAGTTatagtttaattaaaaatttatgcatgaaattttcaactttttgaaatgaaatttggGCAGAAAACTTAAGTATACATATTAAGTACTATAATTATGACTATATagcaatagttttttttcacccaaataacattagttttttttcaaagttatattttaataataataaaaaatatatataaaaaaaacacgTCCAATTAGTGCTCTAGCCGTTCCCCTTTTTTTCTCAAACTTTTCACCTTCCATGATTTGCTCagatttgttatatatattctCTCCTAACAATAAAAggtttcttaacaaaaataaaaatatcttactACTCATTTTGGACGCACTTTAATCATGGATACCAACAATTATTCAATCCTAATTCAGCATAAAGAAAGTTATGGCGCATCAGGTAATATTGATAAATCAACAtttgattgttatttttttaagtgatTTTCTACGTGAAAAATCATGATCGTTATGTTGTAGTAAGCTATGTTGGATATGGTTTTTTTTGTTACAATCTAACAAATGacgttaaaaatggtgtaattttgaatcttttaattaatggttttttttgttgttgttcagcaatttcaattttattttatttttttggggaaaGTTTTTCTTTGGTTTGTTTTCTAGGGTTTGTAGGTTAAGAATAGAAAGCAGTTTTAGTGCTTATGGTTAGTAAATTGGTTAAATGATCgtttttaaatattgaacatGTTGGTCGTACAGTGTggtgtattttttatttttaagatgtcattcataattttaatgatGGTGTGCATATTGATTATATTTTGGTAGATAATTTGGATTGTTAAGTTATTGGGTGAAAATAATAGTTTTTAGTTAGTGTCATTCagtttgttatttttttggtaCATAATGATGGTGTCATATTAAATCTATTTGTTAGAATATTTTAGATTGGTAAGTTATTTAGTGTAAttgatcatttttatttactaAACATAATGGTCTGCCAGTTTGCTTAGATTCTGATTTTTATGGTGTTTTTCAAAGTGGCGTTTTTGATACATAATGATGGTGTTCATATTTATTCTGCTTGATAGATCATTTGgataactcaaaaaaataacttaatagtgtaatttatgaattttgtggtacatatattgaataattattGGAGAGAACTCTTTAAATCAggttatattattttaatacattgaATTGACCAGGCTGATTGATGAGATTGACTTTGAATATGTTTTGATCTAAGACAGGTAGATATGTTGATTACGATATTGAAGGAGTAACATATGATGCAAACACAAAATATGAAGGCTTAATTACTACTATTGCTTCCCAATTAGGTGTGGACACAACAATATTTCATTTAGAACTAAAATATGTCGTGAGTGGACCATCTCCACCAATGAAGATTCATAATGATATGGGTTATTACAAGGAAACAACCAAGCAGACCACCAAGCAACGACCATAAGAAGGGATTCAACGATGAAAAATACAAGAGGAGTCAAGTCACTTGTAGTAAATGTGGTACATTAGGGCATAACAAAAAGACTTGCCCCAAATTTGCTTATCAGAATTAACATTGTTGTATTTCAATTATTATTGTTGATGTTTTCTTTCAacaattctgaatttttttaacACTGATAAATGCACTTTTATCTAAATTGGTTGCTCTTGAttagtttatttgtattattgATGATTTAATTGACATATCCTTGATATTCTCATGTTTGACATACAGGCTTTGTATTGTCGTGTTTGTCATACAGTGTTGCGTTCTAGGTGACTTAGATAAATTCAACATGTTCAAAAAATTTGTGTTGTAACTAATgagtgaatgttattataacatacaaaaaaaatatagcacAATTGGTGTGCTTATTgtgaaataatataaatactgataaaaattgaattgaaaacaTTActtagagtaatttttttttttgtttggaacCAAAATTAATACACATCATTAACGTAAATTTTTTGGTATAATTTTGGAGTAGTACTGAAAAATGTTGACAAAAATGGATGTAAATAATGGCTATCACGTACCGATTTGGTGTACTAGTGATGAAATAGGCACAAGTATTGGTAATAAATGAGGGGTATATACTAGATGATATTCTGATATAATATACCGGTCTGAAACATTGAATACACTTAAAGCTAGTTGAAGTGAAAAGTTTGATTTATATTAGACATCATTAAAGTAAGAAATTATgtataataatgataaaaatatttaaaataatggtTGCACTATAAATACCCAGCACATACACAATTGGTATAGTTgtgtaaacaaaaataatagtaaacaTTGGTGTATATAGTGGTTGCTATTCTGGAAATTTATACCTACAAATATGAAACCACTActtaaagaaaatg
This genomic window contains:
- the LOC125857105 gene encoding uncharacterized protein LOC125857105, yielding MHPDLVTEEFMAKLQVKEESIEDEPKIDLEEEDYDDDDDHEVELVDASEEEFSFVCGVLTSPVAAEEAFDNGQIRPFFPLFNQDLLLSDIDFQHLKKRAAPVNPPTTSNEEISGPYCEWSKKATNINNSADNKTTCKKSNSTGFSKLWRFRDFMNRSNSDGRDAFVYLNNNTTTTTSSLSNVVKKEDKIVSQKKMEISGDGVVKLVTQNKKKIQKSEAVLAHEVYMKSKAKHEERRRSYLPYRPDLVGFFTNVNGGLTRNVHPF